The following nucleotide sequence is from Pirellulales bacterium.
GAGATTTCATAACCGATGAAATGGACCGAACCGTCGGCCATGGTCCAATTGCCGCCGCCAGAGTGCAGGCTCCAGAAGTGATCCTGATCGCAGCCGTTTTCGAGCCTGCCCGGCGCGTAGGTGACGGGATAGCTGCAATTCTTGTATCCCGAGATGCGCGACGGTGGCGCGTCTGTCTTCACCACGGTTGGATACATGATAATGTCCCAATCGTTTCGGCCGGCCCACCAACCCCAGTCGCCCGTTTCGGCGGGGCCGGGCGGTCGTTCCCCCATGAGCAGACAATTGCTCGTACCATCGCCAATCATCACGAGCGTGGCCCCAGTGTTATTCTTGATCCACCCGCCCAGGATGCCGGTATCGCCATCGACCGTAAAGCGCTCCATGCGACGACGCCCCGCCACGCCAGCGTAATTCGTCAGTCCACGCGTGCCGAAGTCGGCGTAGATGGTCGAGGCGCTCTGACCGCTGGTGACCGGATGTTCGGGACATAGAAAGGCCGGTATGGGCGTGCCTACCCAGGGACCTTCGTGTATTCCTGCCTGCTGGGGTGTAGTGGCATAAATGTTCCCGGCTTCGAGGAAAGGCATTATGACGCAGGTCCAGCCCGTCTGATCGTAACCGTAGATGGGAAAACGCTCGTACACCTCGTAGTAATTCAGCACG
It contains:
- a CDS encoding DUF1559 domain-containing protein, which gives rise to MMRSQRRGLTLIELLVVLAIIGILVAILIPAVQSARAAARRMSCANQMKQLGLAVLNYYEVYERFPIYGYDQTGWTCVIMPFLEAGNIYATTPQQAGIHEGPWVGTPIPAFLCPEHPVTSGQSASTIYADFGTRGLTNYAGVAGRRRMERFTVDGDTGILGGWIKNNTGATLVMIGDGTSNCLLMGERPPGPAETGDWGWWAGRNDWDIIMYPTVVKTDAPPSRISGYKNCSYPVTYAPGRLENGCDQDHFWSLHSGGGNWTMADGSVHFIGYEISSAVLDELSTRDQGEVIAASW